The Macaca fascicularis isolate 582-1 chromosome 14, T2T-MFA8v1.1 genome contains the following window.
CTCATTTAGCCTCGGTTTCCTCACACAAAAAACAGGAATACCACCACCTGCTTCACAGAGCTGATGTGCAGATTAAGTGTGATGATACGTGCTGTTCCATGTTTGAAAGGCTGTATATAATCAGTGCTCAGTAATACTTTTCATCTTAAAGGCAAATAACTGTAACAGACTATATTGGATGAAGACTTCACTGCTTTGATCAAGTAATGGCTGGTTTACTTGCTTCTGCCTCACTCACTAGAGAGGGCAGACAACGGTAAATGTCTGTTGAACGAATACACAACTGAGGTGCTACAGGAGAGGCCCATAGGGACCCCGAAGAGGAAAGGCATCAGAGAAATTGATCTTTGAGGGCCTGGCCACCCCCCTCCGGGATCCCAGGTCATTTTACCACATTCTGATTGTAATTACCTGTTTGCTGACACCCTCACTAACGTGAGCTCTCTCTAACCCTGGGGCTATTCTCCAGGCTGCAGCAGGGCAAAGGCGGGGTCCCAACACCATAGAGAACGCCACCCCTGTCCAAGCTGTCCCTTACTTCACCTTTTCTTGGAGCGGTCCTTCCAAACTCGCCCCGATTTGGGCTTCCCCTTCGGGATTACAGGAAGCTCCTCTTTGTTCAACTTCTTGGACGCTGGGGCCTGGGATGAAGAACCTTTTCGCTTCTTTGCCCCGAGGCCGCCTGTCACCGTCTCCCCAGCTGGAGGTGGCTTGCTCGGCTCATGCTGACCCCGCGGGGAGCCAGGTGCCTTGAGTGTCAGCTCCAGTAGTGGCTGAGAGGGCTCCGGACCGGGAGCTTGCTGACCGGGGTAAGGCTCTGGTGATCCTGGGCCCGGCGGTAGCTGATGCTGGGGGGCCCCCGGGGTCAGCTCCTCCTTACTCTGGGCCAACTCCGAGGCCAGTACTCCCTGGTCCTGAGAACACTTTGATGCCTCCTCACTTGACTTCGGCTGACATCGTGGGGATTCAGGACGGGACTCCGGCTGTCTTTGAGGCGACTCCAGGTGTAGGTCTTGCTGACGCTggggggaccctgggcctggctctgGCTGCACTTGGGGGGACTCCAAGCCTGCACCCTGTTGCAGACGGGGTGATCCTGGGCTTGTCTCCGGCGGTCTTTCCGGGGACCCCAGGCCAGCTTGCTGCACACTAGGAGGAGACCCAGGCTCCCTCGTTTCTTCTGGGTTCGACTGCAACTCCACAAGGGCCCGTCTCACCCGCGAAACTGAGGTGAGGCTCTCGGGGGATTCGGGCCTTAGGCCTCCCAGCCGTCGGCTGCGCCTTAGCGGTGTATCCATGCCTCAGCGAGTAAGTTTCCACACCCCTGCACACGTGCAGACCCCGCCGACAACCGGCGCCTTCCTATGACGTCATGAGTCGCCACGTCCGTGACGCGCAGGAGGGGCTGTTGCTGAGGCGGCCGTGTTGGTGAGGGATGCAGAGGCGGgactgggagtggggtggggtggggctcaGCATGCGCATGCGCAATTCGCGCGGGCTTCGTTAAGTGATTGATGAGCCAGTCTTTTTTCTAGGATTCGCTTTTGCCTTTCTTGCAAAGTTTCCTGGGGAAAGAAGAGCGAGCAAGTAGGAAAGGGAAAGTGGGAGGACCCATTTCAGGGAGAGAACAGAGTTGAAAAAAGGTCCGAGGAGCCTTAGGCAAGGCCCGATGGAAGTTTTGTGGCCAACTCCGGTGCAGTTGGGCAGGGTCCTGCCCTCCTTGGGCCTGTTTTTGCACCAGCTTCGTGCACCCCAAATGACCCTGTCGGAGTCCTTCTCCCAGCAGCCTGAGGGAATGCTACCTGGGGGTCGTGGAGGTGGAAGATCGGTCTTTTCTGTGTTAATTGTTCACACTCTTGCTTCTCCCGTCCTGTGCTTCCGTATATAATCCATGGCTCTCCCTTTTCAGCCTTTTCAACGTCTATGAGTGAAGCTGAGGTACCAGTAAGATGCAGCACCTTTGTCCTGTGGCTCACCTGGGCCCTCGACCAGCTGCGTACGCTCCCACGTCCCTCTTTTTCTGCCCCAGTTCTAGAAACAGGTTGGATCATCCCGATCTTCCTTTCAGCCCAGACAGTGGTTTTTGCCCGTGTGTCAACCTGCCTcgcctcccctcccttcccttgctATTCAACTGTAAATGTACTTTGCTTACTGAGCACTTTGGGACCTCACCAGTGAGCAGGTGTTGCCTTCTGGACCTCCCAGGGCCTAGAGAAGATGGGATTGGGAAATGTCGGGCTGTGTAGACCTTCCTGTGAGACCTAGGAGTGAGGCTTTGATTTTCTTACAGCATGCTTCTTAGGAAGAACATCTTGGAAGCGGCCCAGTTGCGTGATTATTGGGACTGCCTGGGGTTGGCTATTAGAGGTCCCAGGGCCCCTGTCCAACATTCCAGTGGTTTCTTTTGAAACCATTCCATTGTTTCTCCAGCTGGGGGCTTGCGAGAGGGCCTGGGAAATTGTCCAAGAATATCAGGAGTCAGAGTGTCCTCAACTTCCTCATGTTCCCGAGCTAAGGAGACCCCTGCAGACTTCGCCTGCCTTGCTACTCCTCCCCTGCCATGCAGCTGTCCACAGAAGAAGCAGCTGGGACACCTTCTCGCCCAGCTCTTCCACCCCTCAACTGTCAGAGGAGTGAGTTCTGTTCAGTTCCTTaaatgccctgcccctgcctaGAGATCCCAATGATCCGACACTCAGAACCAAGCCTGGCAGGCATTGCCAGGGTGCTGGAGGAGACTGTATGCCCCTCTGCCCTGCTCCAGTCCCCCTAGGCTTGCCCTGCCTCCTAAGCTCTTGTCCCCAGCTGGAGGGATCACTCTCCAGTGCCGACTGGATCATATCCTAGTCTAACCTGAAATACTTCAGAGAGTGATCTCAGGTTTTCACCAGAGAGAGGGAGATGTTTTTCAGAGGAGGCCTTTGGGTGTCCCCCTGACATTTGGAGGCACTTTGTCAACCTCAGCATCAGGTGGACTCTGGCCCAGAACCCCCTACTCCCACCTGAGCTCAGTTTGTCATTGTCATTATACATGGTGTGCAGAGGCCTTGAGTAGACTCCTGAAATTTTCAGaagagcctggtgtggtggttgcTGTTGGGACCCTGTCTCCTTAcactcctttgctttcttttaaaaattattatttttgagacagggtcttgctctgttgtccaggctggagtgcagtggcacaatcacagctcactgcagccttgacctccgagGCCCCAGGGAATcctcctgagcctcctgagtagctggcaccacaggctcatgccactatgccgggctatttttatattttgcagagacggggtctccctgtgttgctcaggctggtcttgaactcctaggctcaagtgatcctcctgcctcggcctcccaaagtgttgggattacaggcatgagccactgtgcctggccgctcCTTTGCTTTTATTGCCGCTTTCTACATCCCAGCTTTCTTGCCTTTGGGTGGTAGGATACTGAGGGGCTTCTCTGCAGCCCCCAGAGTCCCCCAGCAGGATTGAACTTGTATTGCCCACAAAGGTAACCTGCTCATGCACCCTCTTTTGGCTTCATCCCTGTCTCATTTCCCCATTTTCTTATAGATGCTTGCTGGGGTCATTTTCAGAGGAGGCAAATATTGTACTTAATCCTCTTCTCAGAGTTGGCTTCTGGAGAAAGCTAGCCTGAAACACTGGTGCCGGCCATGATTGGTCCAGGCGTTGTTTCAAGCACTCTGCAAGTACAAATCCATTTCTTAATGCTTCTCCCAACAATCCTGTGAGGCAGGTACAGTTGTTAttactcccatttcacagataaagaaactgagaggctgtgtgtggtggctcacatctgtaatcccagtactttgggaggccgaggcaggcggatcactggcggccaggagttcaagaccagcctggccaatatcccaaaaccccatctctactgaaagtacaaaaattagctgggcgtggtggcaggcacctctagtcccagctactcaggaggctgaggcaggagaattgcttgaacctgggaggtagaggttgcagtgaactgagatcatgccactgcactccaagctgggcgacagagcaagactctgtctcaaaaaaaaaaaaaaaaaaaaaaaaaagaaagaaagaaagagagagaaagaaacaaaaagactgaggcacagagaggctgagaCACTTGTAAAGTTCACACAACAAATAAGTGGTGGAAGCAAAATCCATACTAGactgtctgattccagagccacAACTCTTAACAGTAAATCTGTCTATTACCCAGGCAAGGAAACAGACATGGGAAGGCTAAGGTGCTTGCCCCAAATCAGACAGCGACACATTCAGGAGCCAGGATTGTGGTTCCAGAGGTGGCATGCTTAGCTGCCTTGCAGCTGCCCCCACGTGGGCCCTGCTCGCCTATTCCTCACACTGATCCTGGTCTGTGTGCTGGGAGGTGCTGGGTACCACCTGGCACACACCATCGTGCAGAATGTGCCAAATCAGCAATACCAGCTTTTTTATGTAACCTGAGATCTGCTGACTGACGGAAACCAAGCGCTGGCAGATGGACGGAAGATAGGAATCAGGTGTTCTCCTCTGAGTCATTGACCTCCCCTCAGCTAAGGGGTGCTGCGGTTGAGAGGGTCTGACAGTTCCCAGATGTCAGGGACCTGGGTCCCCAAGGCTCTCTGTTCAACGCCTAGCCTTGCCTGAGATACTTCAGAGGGTGATCTCAGGTTTTCACCAGAGAGAGGGAGATGTGTTTTAGAGGAGGCCTTTGGGTGGGTCCCCAAACACTTGGAGGCACTTTGTCAGCCTCAGCATCAGGTGGGCTCTGGCCCAGAACCCCCTACTCCCACCTGAGCTCAGTTTGTCATTGTCATTATACGTGGTATGCAGAGGCCCAGAGGAGACTCCTGAAGTTTTCAGAAgagtctggtgtggtggtgtactTGCAGAGCGCTTGAAACAATGCCTGGACCAATCACTGCTTGCCCCAGTGTTTCAGGCTGGGTTTCTCCAGAAGCCAACTCTGAGAGAAGGACAGGGAAAGGGCCCCTGGCGGTCACCGGCAGCGTTAACTGAGCACTTACCATGCATTGTTTCAAGCACTCTGCAAGTACAAATCCATGTCTTAATGCTTCTCCCAATAATCCTGTGAGGCAGGTGCAGTTggtattactcccattttacagataaagaaactgagaggctgggtgcggtggctcacgtctgtaatcccagtactttgggaggtcgaggcaggtggatcagtggatgccgggagttcaagaccagcctggccaattcaacaaacacattttgtttttttgattttaCTGACCAGCCTGCGGTTCGGGAGGGTGATGTTCAGCAGGAGCGCGGTGCTCGAtatgtgtttgttgaatgaatcgaTCCTCATTATGACCTTACAGGGCTGGGGTGACCATCCTCATTTTACTGACCAGGAAATCCCACTCCCAGAGAGGCTGCGCTTCAGGGCCAGGGTGACACGAGGAGAGGGTCCAGGGTGAAGTCCGGAGCTCAGGGCTTCTTGACTCTAAGCCCtaaacctccacctccaccaggcCCAGGACTGGGACATGGGGCCGACTCAGTCTGGGGTGTCATTGGCAACCAGGATGTTGCTGAGCATGGCAGGAGTGAAGGCAGGACCCAGATGCACGGAGGTGCAATTGGGCCTCAGCTAATCTTCCTTGTGCCGCAAGGATCCAAGCTGCTCTGTCTTTCGCTCAGAGCTCTCTCAAATATTTGAAGTCAGTTTTCTTGTAGCTTTTCCAGAATTGTCTTTTATCCAGGTTAAGCATCTCCTGTTCCTCCCATAACATGATAAGTCTTTGGGAAAGACACCAGTTCTCTACAATGCTTCCAGAATGTGGGGCCCAGAGCTCCTTCTGGCACTAAGGTTAACTGCCCCATGGACAGCTGAGTGGATTTGTCACCTCCCTCCTCCATGATCTGTATCAGTGTGGCCAAGATTGCATTCAAGCCACCCCATGGACATCTGATTGAAACCCTCAGTCTGGTTCCCGTGGCTGTCCGGCTCCCTTGCTCCCAGCACCTCCTTGCTCTGATCTTGGACATGAACTGTGGCTTTCTTGGATAGTGCAGGATTCTTCATCTGTCCCTGCTGCATTTTGTTTTTACCTCTCTGGGAGTCCAGCTCACCTCCTTCAGTAGTTACCCCCACTTTCTCTTTTGCACATGTGAAGAGCTGCTTCTAGGTACCTTGAATCAGGTGCCACTGAGAACATGGAACAGGACCAGGGTGATTGTGTGAGTTCTTATCGTGTGTGCTTATCTCAGAGGCTCATCTGTGCTGCACGCTTCCAACAGCTCACTATCAGTTTCAGGTCCTTGAAAGGAGGTGAGAAGAGACCCCAGTAGAGGGGCCAAAAGATGGGGGAGGATGAAATGGTACTTGGGACCCCAGCTTGAGACCTCCCAGCTGCCCCTACAGGGCATTGCCAGGGTACAGAGaagctgcctggcctgggagagGCCCACTTTGCAAAGCTCTCATGTATCTGCCCCTGCTCAGGGCTGAGGAGAGCAGAGCTTATCTCCTGATCCTCTCACAGTATCTGCAGGTTCTGCTGAAACAGGAAGGGGCCAGACCTGCTACTCCCAGGTCaccatggggagggggaagaggagacaAGACCTCCTCGCCCTCCTCAGGCACCTGCCAGCTTCCACAGCCTTTCCAAGGCAGGCCAAGAAGAGGTGGGGTGGGTTGGGTAATGAACACCTGAACCAGATGGAAAGTAGTTAACTCAAGAAGGGGGCGTGGCATCTCATACCCCATTCTAACCTCACCCCAGTGTGTCCAACAGCAATGCTTTTCAAACTTCAGTGAATGTTGGCATCATGGAGGGGGtgtgttaaaacacagattcctgggctccaACACCCCCAAATTAAGATTCAtgattttgcatttcttctttctttctttctttttttttttttttttgagatggagtctcactctctcgcccaggctggagtgcagtggtgtgatcttggctcacggcaacctctgcctcccgggtttaagcgattcttctgcctcagcctcccaagtagctggcactacaggcatgcaccaccacgccagctaattctaatttttgtaattttggtagggacggggtttcaccatgttggccaagctgggttcaaattcctgacctcaggtgatccgcccgccttggcctcccaaagtgctgggattacaggtgtgagccaccatgccaggactgaatttgcatttctaacaagctctcaggtgctgctgctgctgctgctggtccacAGACCACACTTTAAGGAGCAGTATCTGGTGGGAAGGAATGAGCAATGCAAGAAGAGCTTTCTTTGCCTTCTTTCTAGGGCAGGGGCTGAGTTCACCATACCATCGTTCATTTATTCACCAGTCTTTTTTGAATGTTTACTTCATGACAGGTGTCACGAAGAGGTACAACAGGGAAGAGGGCAATCATGGTCCCTGCCTTTGTGGATCTTACGGGATCTTGGAGGCACAGATAATAAACACCGGAATCTGAAAATTATCCTTTGAGGAAGGCTGAGCAAGGATTAATTcccctattttacaggtgaggagatGGTATCTCAGAGAAGTTACCTGACTTGTTGAAAGTTACCCAAATGTTAAGTcacaggacttgaactcaggacTTCTCAACTCAGAATCTGGCCCCTATTCCCTGGCTATGAGCCATCTCAGCTTCATGGGGCTGCACTTAGATGGGAGAGCTATAGACCTTGTGATTATGTTGCCAGTGGGTGAAAGCTGTGGGCTTCCTTCCCGTGTGTGGAAGAAGAGCTTAGGCAGACAGATGGGTAGGCACACATGTTTACATCCCATACATATGGACTCTCAGTTCCTAAGACCTGAAAAATCACAGTTTCATAGTGAGtcacttcccctcccttcctctctgttCACTTCTCCCTATTCTCTCATTTCCTCTAATCTTTGGCTTCCTCTCTGTTCACTCCTCCCTGTTCTCTCATTTCCTCTAAAGCTGTGACCTTGCACAGTGGGAGATCTGCCTAAGTAATGGTCATCCCTTCCAATCAATATGATGGCTTCATCTCAGTGGTAACCCCTGGAGACCCTGCCTTGGTGACCAAGGAGGAGCATACCGGGAGCAAATTATGAGACCTTCCCAGAAGCATGGATCAGCTTGGTTCCTGCTTTCTTGATTCCTTGGTTTCTGTTGACCATGTGATAGGGAAAATCTCTGCTTTCTCTACCACTGAGTTTCTCTGACACTCTAGTGGTGACCAAAACCAGCCCCAAATCTGATTCAGTGGGCTCATACAGTGCCAGGTTGGTGAGGTAAGCCCTCCCCTGAGTCAACAGTCTCCCTTCTCTGTTCTCATGGAGCAAACAGAACGTGAGCCCCCCAAGGACGGAGCAACTCCTGGACCCCACTGGATCAACAAGGCTTGTTCTTCTGAATCTCGGATGCCATGGCGCATTCTTTCAAAGGACGGTTATAGAAACAAGCAGATCATTTCCCCAAAAAGGCCCATTCCCACGTTTACCGATGGAAAAGTACATCACTTAGGGTAAGCTTTCCGGACATAGGAGTGGTCCGCAGTCTTGATGAGAACACATTTTATTGCAGTGAATTAAACATCATAAAAATGGATCAGTTCCATTGGCAGTTTAAATGATTGAGATTCTTTCCAGAGTAGCTACGAAGGCTTTGGCAGATATTACCCCATTTAattctctgagattctttccaGGGTAGCTACAAAGGCTTTGGCAGATATGaccccatttaatcctcacagcaacctcacGAGGAAGTTAATATTGCCGCACTGTTTCTCAGAGGTGGAGaaattgcccagggacgggcagctGGTAAGTGGCACAGTGAGGGTTTAAATCTAGCACTGTGCTTCCAAAGTGTGTGCAGTTTCACCCACACTGCTTTGCCTCTGTGTTTTAGGCACTTGACCTGAATCAAGAATGAGTCTCCTCTCTAGCCCAggcctaatttttctattctttgaaaATAAGGCAGAAATTTCAGATCATTACGAGTACCTGCTCTACAGGGCAGGGGCTGATCAACTGAAGTGTTGTTCTGctgctgttttcttctctgctccAAACCAAGGATTATGCAACACTCAGATATTATCTTCTGCTTGAGTGGTTTTTgctctctgctttcaagatgaCTCTGGGTAGATGAAGATATCCCACTTGTTCGGAAATTAGACACAGGTCGTGTAGAACATTGCGTTTTCCCAAGTTGGCCTCAAAAGTATCTCCTATCCATGTGCTCTTACCGTGTGACCTAGATACTCCCTTCCCTCCAGTAGTGGGGTCTACACTTCAAACCTGCACGGATCTTTGTGATTGCCCTGGACAAGGATGGCAGGACTGTTGCCATGTGACTTCTTCATGTTAtttgcagagacagagtcttactctgttgcccagcctacttagatcatagctcactgtagcctcaaaatcctgggctcaagcgatcctcctgccttagcctcctgagtaactgggactacaggtggacactgccacacttggataattattattattgtttttttgtttgttttttgtttgttgtttgcaGAGGTCCTGCTATGATCCTGCTATGTtacctaagctggtcttgaactcctggcctcaagccatcctcctgcctcagcctcccgaagtgccaagattacaggcatgagccactgcacacccaGCATGCCATGTGACATCTGAGGCTAGATTATAAGAATGTCGTGAGCTTCCACCGGGCTTTCATGGACAAGATGCTAACTCTTGGAACTCAgccaccatgttgtgaggaagtCCAAGTCATCCCACATGGAGAGGCATGTGAAGGTGCTCTAGCTCACAGCCCAGCTGAGGTCCTGGCTGACAGCCTGCATCAGCTGCCAGGCATGAGTGAAGATGCTTCCAGATGATTCTAGCTCCCTCTCATCAGATCACTCAACTTGGATTCTTCCCAGCAGAGGCTCCAGAAATCATAGAGCAGAGATCACCTCTTCCTGCTCTGCTTTGTCCAAGTTATGGGCTGTAAAATCTATGAGCATGATAACATGATTGTTTTACACCAGAAAGTTTTGGGGGTGGTTTGTGACATAGCAACTGGTACAGAAATTATTTGCTAACAAGCAGGCATCTCTCTCAAGGGGGAAAGTCTTATGGTCATTTTTGCGCCCTTTACTGGGGCAAATATGATTGGTAGGGACGATGCCCATCATAGCACCATTGCTTCATCAGAGGCCGTTTGGATCAGTGAGCCCTTCCGTGTTCTTTAGTGacaatatgttaatatattttactaGTCCATTTCCTACTGACTAGAATATCAGTTCCCTGTGATAAGTTTTCCCCCATTTTGTTTGTTCCTATATCCCCAAAACCCAAACTAGTACAGTtgctcctcaacttatgatgCGGTTACCTCCCAATAAACCCACCACAAAGTTGAAAAATCCTAAGTTGAACCATCTTAAGTTGAGGACCATTTGTGCTTggtaattgctcaataaataattgtcagATGAATGGTTACAAAACAAACATCAAGTGGGCAAACGCTTTGATAATGATTCCTGGAGAGAATTTTGCTAACATTGCCATGTTCTAGTTGTTATGATAATGTGAAATTACTTTCTGGATAAGGACAAGTTCACATTGTGGTGGGAATTTCTGGAGAATAATAGTTAAATGTTCCCACTTTTTCTTGAAATAGAGAACACAAAAGAATCATTAGGAAAGGTATGATGAGTATTAGGGGCACGTCAGGTCCGTACTTAGGAGTTTGTTCAAGGAGTGATTCGAGTCAACCTTCCTTTGTTGCCTGGCATATGCTGGCTATCATAGGGACCACAAAAAAGTGGAAGATGTAGATGCTGTCCTCAAACTGTGTTGAGTCCAGCTGGGGAGAGATAAGATTGGAATCTATATACAGATAGTCCAATAAGGCAAGCTAGGTCCAGTGGTGAAACTGATAGGGTTTCACCAGCTGAGGCCCCCAAGGGTGAGAGAATGTCaaagaagacttcctggaggaggcaagtTAAAGGGAATTAATGGGTTGGGCAGGTGGGCAGCTTCCTGATACACTAATCAGAGGAACACTGAAACCACAGGGATCCATCAGAAATCTGCTGCCTGTTAACTCAGGTTTCCACCTGCAGATTCTCACGTAGCTGGTGGAAATGAAACTGACGTCCCTTTTGCCAAAATAGACAATGCCCCTAAGTAGAAAGAAAAGTTACTCCTCCCCAGCACCAGCCTACCTCTGTGTGGGTATTTCTGCAATGTGCATTGCAAGTTGCTGCATCCACTGGCCAGCCTGGCTGTGAGATCAGCCAGCTGGCAGCCCCGGCAGTGGACATGGCTGGGCAGCCTGAATTCTGAAACCAATTAATGCACTGCAAATAACTGTTTACCAAGAAGATATCTGCAAGCCTTAAAAAATATCTCCTAAAAAGttgtccacctgtagt
Protein-coding sequences here:
- the CCDC86 gene encoding coiled-coil domain-containing protein 86, with the translated sequence MDTPLRRSRRLGGLRPESPESLTSVSRVRRALVELQSNPEETREPGSPPSVQQAGLGSPERPPETSPGSPRLQQGAGLESPQVQPEPGPGSPQRQQDLHLESPQRQPESRPESPRCQPKSSEEASKCSQDQGVLASELAQSKEELTPGAPQHQLPPGPGSPEPYPGQQAPGPEPSQPLLELTLKAPGSPRGQHEPSKPPPAGETVTGGLGAKKRKGSSSQAPASKKLNKEELPVIPKGKPKSGRVWKDRSKKRFSQMLQDKPLRTSWQRKMKERQERKLAKDFARHLEEEKERRRQEKKQRQAENLKRRLENERKAEVVQVIRNPAKLKRAKKKQLRSIEKRDTLALLQKQPPQRPAAKI